TAAGGAGGCTAAGCGTAGATATAAACAGCGCATTGAATCTTATTTTGATAATCAAAATTCTTGTAGCATGTGGAGGGGGACTAAAACAATGGTAGCTTTTAAATCTAGGAATACTCAGGTTTGGAACGTGATCCCTGACACCTTAAACCAATTTTTTGCTCGCTTTGAGGGTCAAAATATGAAACCCATAGTAAAGAACTAGTGGAGGACGATTTTACTGGTATTAAAAATACATGAGGTCAGGTCAAATTTGAGGAAGATtgacatcagaaaggcagcaggaccagacggggtgtcaggccatatactgaggggatgtgcagaccagttagcaggtgtttttactgatatttttaatttgtcattgaagcaggctgcagtaccttcttgttttaaatctactactattgtcccaatacctaaaaaatCAGCGGTATCATGCTTAAATGATTATCGCCCAGTTGCAGAAACTCCTACCatcatgaaatgttttgagaggctcgtattatcacatcttaaggcaagcattcctattgatctggataagtatcagtttgcctatcgtgcaaatagatgcacagatgatgcattgctattgcattgcatgctgccttgacacatcttgagcactcaaacacatatgttaggatgttattcattgattttagctctgcatttaacacagtagtccctgacaaattagtgaaaaagttaaaagctttgggcctatgtccattgctgcgCTCATAGATTATGaattttctaacaaacaggccacaaatggtgagaataggagatcaggtgtctaacactattattttgaatacaggaGTACCACAGGGATGTGTTAAGTCCGGCCCTGTTTACATTGTTCATGCACGACTGTACTCCCGTACATGCGTTTAACACTacagtgaagtttgctgatgacaccactttagtgggactcatacaagataatgatgagacCGCTTATATGCAGGAATTTCAACATTGGGTTGAGTGGTGgagagaaaatgatttaatactcaatacggcaaaaactaaagaaTAGAGaattataggagatcaagaaagatcaatcattgcccggtttatataggtggtgaggaggtggaaagggtggacactattacaattttgggagttgtcatggtctcaaaatactttttttttttttttttttttttttagtgaaaatagcgcagcagagactgtttttccttcggagactgaagcaggctggattgcccttaaggcttctggccaatttctatcattgtaccattgagagtattcttctccactgcgctgtagtgtggtatgccagctgcagggcggaggataagaagtgcccgtttcgtgtggtgaaaacagcacagcggatcataggaacagagctaccgaatttggacacagcatatacCAGCCAATTAAAAAGCTAttaaaagctattagtattgatccaacccacccaggttacagtgtgtttgtcccattgccatcagggaaaagatatagaacacttaaaacgcacactaattgcttaaagcatagtttttttccctagggccgtattgtccataatcccattaggtacagtgttttaggaattttatgtggcattctaatattcttttatttatttttaaataacattttatattttgatatatttaaatagatatgtggacatgtgctaggagtatgtatgtgtggttttgttgagaagtgttttattgctgctgtaaagagtacacagaaaaattttgttgtatgtatacaatgacaataaagtatatctatctagTATatcttaagacctctttcacactgaggcagttttcaggcgttttagcgctagaaatagcgcctgaaaactgcctccaatgCTGTCTgcatgtgaaagcctgagtgctttcacactggggcggtgcgcttgcgggacgttagaaacaGCGCGCTGTATtcaaatgcccctgcccattgcaataaatGTGCAgggcttccaaagcgcctgaaacgCGTTTCGGTAGTGCCtcaacacgggcgtttttaaccccttcttcggccgctagcgggtgttaaaagcattctgctagtggccgaaatgtGCCACTTAAACAGcgataaagcgccactaaaacaagcggcgctttaaCACTAGTGCACGGgcggccccagtatgaaaggggtcttactcctGGGTACATGTAAGCTCCCTCCCTATATGTATGAACCCTCCCACAAAGGTGCTCATGATCACGGTCACACACATGCCTCCTCCATGTACAATGTAGGGTTAAAAGCCCTGCATTGTGTATGATGCTGCTGAGGAATCACAGTCTAGAGCACCAGAAAGAAGAGGACAATGGAGCAGGGGGTTAAAGTAATATATCTTCTTCAGCTTCCAACagacctaatgccccatacacacgaccagaaattccgtcagaaaaaacttggatgatttttccgacggaattccgctcgaatttgccttgcatacacacggtcacacaaaagttctctgaattttcgaccgtcaagaatgcggtgacgtacaacactacgacgagccgagaaaatgaagttcaatgcttccgagcatgcgtcgaattgtttccgagcatgcgtgattttttgcgcgcccaaattgcatacagacgaactcaTTTTCGGATagcaactttttccgaccgaaaaatagagaacctgctctcaatcttttgctggctggaattctgccagcaaaggcccgagatggagcatacacacggtcgaaatttctgaccaaaagctcacatccaatgattgtgtgtacggggcataagaagcatTTAACCCCATTAAGTGGGGGTGGGGCATGTGTGGGTAGGGTTTTTTTTCTCCATCCCAGAGTTGGCCTTTAAGGGCAGATGCAGAAGAACTCTGACTGGGAGAAGGTGgagcagcactaggagccaattGCATGTGCTGCTTTTGCTGATAAGGAATATGACGACATGTGGAAGGAGTAGTGTGGGTAGAGGGATGAGCTGCTGCTGCTGCATCCCTGTCCGGCAATAGGGCACAGTTTTAAAGCAGACCAGAGCTTTCTTGCTTTACTGCAGCATAGGAAAGATAGGCCGCCAGCATTAGTGTGCCATTGGGCATGGCTTTGTAAATCCCAGGACTACCTGTACAGAATTACAAACCCTTTGATAGGCAAAGCAGCTCtcctatacagtatatattttcaaCTGTGTGTTTAGCaggacaaaaaatagaaaaaaaaggacactcctatggccacatccatataaattgtatgtcataagaaaaaagaagggggttcAACAACTGGAAAACTGCTAAACTGTGTTTAGCAGTTTtccagttcagctttaaatatttatATTGCTTAGCATTTACAATAGGAATTCCTAGTGAATTTACTTACATCAGTCAGAGATTTATTGCAGCATCCTCAGAGAAGGGCACAAGATCTGGGCTCTCGGAATGGATTACTTCCAGCTGGCATTCCAACCAGCAAAGCATCTTTACAGGCATTCTGCATGCAGTACTGTTGGAGCTCTGCTGCTGCCTGGGAAACCTACAAAGGAACAAAGACATTACCATTACAGCCTGTGTATGGGAATTCCAGCTTCCTTATTACATTGCACTAACAGTGACACAAGCATCCCTCCTTAATACCAATCCTGTAGGTAGAAGGGTCTAGGTGTGAGATGTGACTTGCTTTGTTGCAAAG
This window of the Aquarana catesbeiana isolate 2022-GZ linkage group LG01, ASM4218655v1, whole genome shotgun sequence genome carries:
- the GNG10 gene encoding guanine nucleotide-binding protein G(I)/G(S)/G(O) subunit gamma-10, translating into MSSNSNLSTMQRLVEQLKLEASVERIKVSQAAAELQQYCMQNACKDALLVGMPAGSNPFREPRSCALL